CATCCGCAACGTCGCGATCGTGGCGCACGTCGACCACGGCAAGACGACGCTCGTCGACGCGATGCTGTGGCAGTCCGGCTCGTTCCGCGCCAATCAGGACGTGGCCGAGCGCGTGATGGACTCGATGGACCTCGAGCGCGAGAAGGGCATCACGATCCTCGCCAAGAACACGGCCGTGCGCTACGGCGCGACGAAGATCAACATCGTCGACACCCCCGGCCACGCGGACTTCGGCGGCGAGGTCGAGCGCGGCCTGCGCATGGTCGACGGGGTGCTGCTCCTCGTCGACGCGAGCGAGGGGCCGCTGCCGCAGACGCGCTTCGTGCTGCGCAAGGCGCTCGAGGCCGGGCTGCCCGTCATCCTCGTCGTGAACAAGGTCGACCGCCCGGACGCGCGCGTGGAGGAGGTCGTGAACGAGGTGTACGAGCTGTTCCTCGACCTCGACGCCGACGAGAGCCAGATCGAGTTCCCGATCGTCTACTGCAATGCCAGGGCAGGTCGAGCCGGCCTCGCCGCCCACGACCTCGCCGACGACCTGCGGCCCCTGTTCGAGCTCCTGCTCGAGGCGATTCCCGCCCCGACCTTCGAGGAGGGCCACCCGCTGCAGGCGCTCGTCACGAACCTCGACGCATCTCCCTACGTCGGCCGCCTCGCGATCTGCCGGGTGCGCAACGGCACGATCCGCAAGGGACAGCAGGTCGCCTGGTGCCGCGCCGGCGGCACCGTCGAGCGCGCCAGGGTGACGGAGCTGTACGTGACCGAGGCGCTCGACCGGGTCGACGCGGCCGATGCCGGGCCGGGCGACATCGTCGCCGTCGCCGGCCTTCCCGAGGTGACGATCGGCGAGACGCTCGCGGACATCGACGACCCGCGCCCGCTGCCCGTCGAGCAGGTGGACGAGCCGTCGCTCTCGATGACGGTGGGAATCAACACCTCGCCGCTCGCGGGGCTCGAGGGCACGAGGCTGACGGCGAGCCAGGTGAAGCGGCGACTCGAGGACGAGCTCGTCGGCAACGTCTCGCTGCGGGTGCTGCCGACGGAGCGTCCGGACAGTTGGGAGGTGCAGGGTCGTGGGGAGTTGCAGCTTGCTGTTCTTGTCGAGTTGATGCGCCGTGAGGGTTTCGAGCTCACGGTGGGGAAGCCGCGGGTCGTGACGAAGGAGGTTGACGGGAGGGTGTGCGAGCCGGTGGAGCGGCTTGCGATCGACGTCCCCGAGGAGTACATCGGCGTGCTCACTCAGTTGCTTGCCCTGCGCAAGGGGCGGATGGAGCAGATGGTCAACCATGGCACCGGCTGGGTGCGGCTCGAGTATCTCGTGCCGGCGCGGGGGCTGATCGGCTTGCGGACGGAGTTCCTCACGGAGACGCGCGGAACCGGCATCCTCCATCATGTCTTCGACCGCTACGAGCCCTGGCACGGTGAGCTGCGCACGCGGCCGAGCGGTTCGCTGGTTGCGGATCGGCGGGGTCCGACGACGGCGTTCGCGCTCGCGAACCTGCAGGAGCGGGGCACGCTCTTCGTCGGGCCGGGGGTTGTCGTCTACGAGGGCATGGTCGTCGGCGAGAACGCGCGCTGCGAGGACATGGACGTGAACGCGACGAAGGAGAAGAAGCTGACGAACATGCGTGCTTCGACGTCGGACGAGCTTGTGCGGCTGATCCCGCCGCGGCCGCTGTCGCTCGAGCAGGCGCTCGAGTTCATCCGCGAGGACGAGTGCGTGGAGGTGACGCCGGTGTCGATCCGGCTGCGCAAGGTCGAGCTCGCCGCGAACAAGCGGCAGCAGGCAGCGAGCCGCAAGGCCCGCGGCCTCGCCGGCTGAGGCGCCGGAGGCGTCGCCGCCTTGCAGCTTGACACGCGGCGCCCGGCGTCAGATCGTTGCGGCTCAGATCTCCCTCACCGGACGTACGAGGAGCACACATGTCCAGAGCTCGAAAGACCAGCACTCCGCGCCGGTTCCGGCGCACGCCGCTTCTCGCCGCGCTTGCGGCGCTCCTCCTGGCCGCAGCCGTCCTCGGCGGCGGTGTCGCGTCCGCCGGCCAGACCGGGAGCAGCGCCAAGCTCAAGGTCTTCGGCGCGTTCGCAACGCCGATCGAGGAGCCGTGGGACGGGGTCATCCATGCCGCCCTCCTACGGGCGAAGAACGCCGGCGAGATCGACTACTCGTTCGCCGATGACATCGGCTACTCGGGTGACATGGAGCGGGTGCTGCGCCAGGTCGCCGGAAAGAACAAGCCGGACATCATCATCGGCGACGCCTTCGGCAACGAAGAGGCCGTCCGTCGCGTCGCGAAGGCCTTCCCGCGCATCGCCTTCGTCTTCGGCTCGGGCGGCGGGCCTGCCGGACCGAATGTCTCCGTCTTCGACAACTGGATCCATGAGCCGGCCTACCTGCTCGGCGTGCTCGCCGGGTCGTTGACGAAGACGAACAAGGTCGGCATCGTCGCCGGCTTCCCGGTTCCCGAGGTCAACCGGCTCGCGAACGCGTTTACCGCCGGTGCCCACTCGATCAACAAGAAGGCTGTCGTCAAGGTGACGTTCATCAACAGCTGGTTCGACCCGGCCACGGCGAAGGAGGCCGCGCTGGCGCAGGTCGGGGCGGGCGTCGATGCCATCTATGCCGAGCGCGCAGGCGTGATCGAGGCCGCTGTGCAGAAGGACGTGTTCGCCTTCGGGAACATGTCCGATCAGCGGAAGATCGGCCCGCGGAACGTCGTCTCGAGCGCTGTCTGGAACATGTCGCCGACAGTCGAGTACGTGATCAAGCAGGTCAAGGCGGGCACGTACACGGCGCAGGACCTGAAGGACTTCTCGATGATGGGCAAGGGCGGAGCGAGCCTCGCTCCGATCAACGCCCGGGCCAAGGGCGGCGTTCCAGCCAGGCTCGTCGCGAAGGTCAACGGCCTGCGTGCGCAGATCAAGTCGGGCGCGCTTCGGGTGGACATCAACGAGGCGCAGCCGTCGGGCTCGGTCTCGGTCAAGGGCAAGCAGTAGGTGTGACGGTAACGCAACCGCTGTGACCTCGGCCAACCTGGGTTCCACGGTGGGCGGGGACGACCCGCCCACCGTGGAGCTTCGCGGCGTTACGAAGCGCTTCGGGAACGTCGTCGCCAACGACGATGTCCATCTCTCCGTCAGGCGCGGCGAGGTGCACGCGCTGCTCGGCGAGAACGGCGCCGGCAAGACGACGCTGATGCGGATCCTCTACGGCCTCGCTCGGCCCGACGCCGGCGTCACCCTGATCGACGGACGGCCGCTGACGATCCATTCGCCGAAGGACGCGATCGCCGCCGGCATCGGGATGGTGACCCAGCACTTCGCTCTCGTGAAGCCGATGACCGTCACCGAGAACGTCGTCCTCGGCGGTACCGACGGCGTCCGCGTGAGGCTGGACGTCGCCGCGAGGAGCGTCAAGGGGGCGTCGGAACGCTTCGGCATCCGGGTCGATCCGCTGGCGAGGGTGGGCGCGCTCTCGGTGGGGGAGCAGCAGCGCGTCGAGATCCTGAAGGCGCTCTACCGGGACTGCAGGGTGCTGATCCTCGACGAGCCGACGGCCGTCCTCGTGCCGCAGGAGGTGGAGGCGCTCTTCGCGACGCTGCGGCGTCTCTGCGCCGACGGCATCGCGGTGGTCTTCATCAGTCACAAGCTGCACGAGGTCCGCGAGATCAGCGCGCGCGTCACGGTGCTTCGGCGCGGGGCCGTCGTCGGCACCTACGCGACGGCCGACGTCGACGACCGGGAGCTCGCGACGCTGATGGTCGGCCGCACGATCCGGCCGCTGCAGCGCCCAGCAGCATCCGTCTCGGGCGCCACCGTGCTCCGCGTCGAGGGTGTCTCCGCCGAGGGCCGCCAGCGGCTTCCCGCCCTGCGCCGCGTGTCGTTCGAGGTGCGGCGCGGCGAGGTTCTCGGCGTCGCGGGCGTGTCGGGCAACGGCCAGACAGAGCTCGTGAACGTGCTCTGCGGCATGCAGCAGCCGACCGAGGGGGTCATAGCCGTCGACGACGTGGACATCACCGGGTCGACGCCGGCCGAGGTCGTGGACGCCGGCGTCGGCCGCATCCCCGAGGACCGCCACGCCGCCGTCGTCGGCGAGCTCAGCGTGGCGCAGAACCTCGCGCTCGAACATCTTGCGGAGTTCCGCCAAGGGATCCGGTTGGACGAGAGGCGAATGCGGCAGCACGCGGAGGCGCTGATCGACCGTTTCGCGATCAAGGCGCGCCCGGAGGATCCCGTCGACACCCTTTCCGGCGGCAATCTGCAGAAGGTCGTCCTGGCACGGGTGTTGTCGCGCGATCCGAAGGTGATCGTCGTCTCCCAGCCGACTCGCGGCCTCGATCTCGGCGCAACCGAGTACGTGCACGGCGAGCTTCTCGCCCAACGGCAGCGAGGGGCCGGCGTGCTGCTCGTGAGCGAGGACATGGACGAGATCCTGGCGCTCTCGGATCGGCTCATCGTGGTCTACGAAGGCGTGATCGTGGGTGAGGTCTCGGCGGCGCAGGCAGACCCCGAGCGGCTCGGCCTGCTGAT
This window of the Gaiella occulta genome carries:
- a CDS encoding ABC transporter ATP-binding protein, whose product is MTSANLGSTVGGDDPPTVELRGVTKRFGNVVANDDVHLSVRRGEVHALLGENGAGKTTLMRILYGLARPDAGVTLIDGRPLTIHSPKDAIAAGIGMVTQHFALVKPMTVTENVVLGGTDGVRVRLDVAARSVKGASERFGIRVDPLARVGALSVGEQQRVEILKALYRDCRVLILDEPTAVLVPQEVEALFATLRRLCADGIAVVFISHKLHEVREISARVTVLRRGAVVGTYATADVDDRELATLMVGRTIRPLQRPAASVSGATVLRVEGVSAEGRQRLPALRRVSFEVRRGEVLGVAGVSGNGQTELVNVLCGMQQPTEGVIAVDDVDITGSTPAEVVDAGVGRIPEDRHAAVVGELSVAQNLALEHLAEFRQGIRLDERRMRQHAEALIDRFAIKARPEDPVDTLSGGNLQKVVLARVLSRDPKVIVVSQPTRGLDLGATEYVHGELLAQRQRGAGVLLVSEDMDEILALSDRLIVVYEGVIVGEVSAAQADPERLGLLMAGLAGRAA
- the typA gene encoding translational GTPase TypA codes for the protein MSGRDDIRNVAIVAHVDHGKTTLVDAMLWQSGSFRANQDVAERVMDSMDLEREKGITILAKNTAVRYGATKINIVDTPGHADFGGEVERGLRMVDGVLLLVDASEGPLPQTRFVLRKALEAGLPVILVVNKVDRPDARVEEVVNEVYELFLDLDADESQIEFPIVYCNARAGRAGLAAHDLADDLRPLFELLLEAIPAPTFEEGHPLQALVTNLDASPYVGRLAICRVRNGTIRKGQQVAWCRAGGTVERARVTELYVTEALDRVDAADAGPGDIVAVAGLPEVTIGETLADIDDPRPLPVEQVDEPSLSMTVGINTSPLAGLEGTRLTASQVKRRLEDELVGNVSLRVLPTERPDSWEVQGRGELQLAVLVELMRREGFELTVGKPRVVTKEVDGRVCEPVERLAIDVPEEYIGVLTQLLALRKGRMEQMVNHGTGWVRLEYLVPARGLIGLRTEFLTETRGTGILHHVFDRYEPWHGELRTRPSGSLVADRRGPTTAFALANLQERGTLFVGPGVVVYEGMVVGENARCEDMDVNATKEKKLTNMRASTSDELVRLIPPRPLSLEQALEFIREDECVEVTPVSIRLRKVELAANKRQQAASRKARGLAG
- a CDS encoding BMP family protein, which codes for MSRARKTSTPRRFRRTPLLAALAALLLAAAVLGGGVASAGQTGSSAKLKVFGAFATPIEEPWDGVIHAALLRAKNAGEIDYSFADDIGYSGDMERVLRQVAGKNKPDIIIGDAFGNEEAVRRVAKAFPRIAFVFGSGGGPAGPNVSVFDNWIHEPAYLLGVLAGSLTKTNKVGIVAGFPVPEVNRLANAFTAGAHSINKKAVVKVTFINSWFDPATAKEAALAQVGAGVDAIYAERAGVIEAAVQKDVFAFGNMSDQRKIGPRNVVSSAVWNMSPTVEYVIKQVKAGTYTAQDLKDFSMMGKGGASLAPINARAKGGVPARLVAKVNGLRAQIKSGALRVDINEAQPSGSVSVKGKQ